AATTTATTTGGGATTATACTTTTAAAGTAACGGTTCTTTTACCTGTTATATCCATAATATTTGCTTTTTTAATGTTGAAAGTTGTTGGCGGGAAACAAGCTATAAAGAAAAACTGGAAAGCAGCATTGATTTCAGGGCTTGTGTTATCAGGTTCTGCTTTAGTAATTGCTGGTTTCAGAATTCTTCCTGTAGAGATAATAGGAATTATATCAGGATTAATCACCATGATTACAGTTTATTTTATTTATCGCAAGCATAATAATAGAGCAACAGATACCAATCTTCCTTTTAATAAAGAAATGTTCAAAGCTTGCCTACCATTTATTTTGCTAATAATAATATCTCTCATTGTGAATATCCCTTCTTTAAAAATGAATCTTGAAAACATTTTAGGTCAGACAGAAGTAATCAGAATCATAGCAGATAAAAAGGAAGACTTGAATATTCTCGGAAATGTATGGTTCTGGATAATGGTTGTTTCATTTATTTCAATATTTATATTGAAACCAACAGGCAAACAATTAGGCAATGTTTTCAAACTTTGGATAACAAGAATATGGGGACCTTTTCTTGCATACTCTCTTTTCTTTGCTGTAGCATTTATTATGGCATGGTCTGCAATGGAGGTGGTTAATGGAAAACTTGTTCCATCACAGTATTTTGCCCAATATAACATGGATAGAATAATAGGAATAACACTTGCAAATATTTTTGGTCCTGCCTATCCCTTTATAGCTCCGTTTTTGGGATTGTTTGGAGCCTTTGTTGGTGGAAGTGAGACAGCTTCAAATGTTCTTTTTGCAAAGATTCAATGGGAAGCAACTCTTTCAACAGTTGGAGCAAATGCTTTTATGTGGATTTATGCTGCTCATGCAGTAGGTGGAGGTATAGCATCCGCTATAACACCGTCCAAAATAACAAATGCTGCTGCAACAATAGGAGTAGGTGGAAAAGAAGAAGCGCAGTTTATCAAAGCAGTTTTAGTACCTGTCTTGCTCATGTGTGTTATTACAGGAGCTATGCTTATGGTAATTGTCTATTTATAACAGGTATAAAAGAGGCTCATACATCTTAAAAAAATAGATTGCTCACCTTTTTCAGAGCTTCAGAATAACAAACAGAGGTGGACGATTACTCACGGAATTCATTCTGAGCATTTAACCATGCTCAGAATGACTATTTATTTAAATGAAAATACTTATGACATCTACTTTTAATTTCAAAGGAGAGAAAACTAAAAGGTTTTCCAAGTTTTGTAAAAAGTAAATAAAATAAATTATCATTAACTCATGAAGCCAAAATTAAAAAGAGTTTTTCAATGCCAAAGTTGCGGATATATTTCACCTAAATGGATAGGCAAATGCCCTGATTGCGGAGCATGGAACAGTTTTGTTGAAGAAGTTATAGAAGCTGAAAGCATAAGTAAGAAAGCAGAAAC
The Thermodesulfovibrio yellowstonii DSM 11347 DNA segment above includes these coding regions:
- a CDS encoding L-lactate permease, with translation MDFFLSLFPILVVLIGMLVFYRSGSFVSVIGWILAVIVAAYYFKTPWNVIMGATLTGIVKAFGISLAVVFTMFLIFLMRETGALKKIIEYVKGIARNKEEQTLFIGMGFGSLSTSLGMVTPAMFPPIFLLLGFSPIAAIGVSILCYDPLTSFALFTIPLTLPSKVAMAFGIKPPGIENLNEFIWDYTFKVTVLLPVISIIFAFLMLKVVGGKQAIKKNWKAALISGLVLSGSALVIAGFRILPVEIIGIISGLITMITVYFIYRKHNNRATDTNLPFNKEMFKACLPFILLIIISLIVNIPSLKMNLENILGQTEVIRIIADKKEDLNILGNVWFWIMVVSFISIFILKPTGKQLGNVFKLWITRIWGPFLAYSLFFAVAFIMAWSAMEVVNGKLVPSQYFAQYNMDRIIGITLANIFGPAYPFIAPFLGLFGAFVGGSETASNVLFAKIQWEATLSTVGANAFMWIYAAHAVGGGIASAITPSKITNAAATIGVGGKEEAQFIKAVLVPVLLMCVITGAMLMVIVYL